From the Solea solea chromosome 7, fSolSol10.1, whole genome shotgun sequence genome, the window AGCCAGGTGGGTCCTGGGTGATTTCTGAGGTGGTAATTGTCCCGACGCTTTCGGCGGATTGTGAGGCCGGAATcctgcagagaagagaaaagcaaaacagaTTTCCAGGCTCAGTGCTCCACATGGTTTCTGCTTTAAACCCGAGAATGTGGAGGATTCACGAGGTCAGGTCACGTTTCACTTTGTCTGCAATAATGAATCCACTTGTGTGATTGTCAGTCACTCACTTTGACTTCTGTGATCTTTCAGTGTCTTCATTTTGTGAAGGTTTTCTGGTTGCTTTGCTCCAAAGAACAGAGAAGTCgttaaaaatgttgtatttttggaGAAAAATGAGACAATTGAGAACATCTGGGAAACAACGAtcaggatttttctttttgtccatttaatggaccagaaaatacagaaaataattaacagattaaattttctttacttcttttcttttctttagagataaatgtgttatatcTGAGATACAAGTGTCATTCAGAGGAAGTCGGGATTGAATATCCTGAATAAAGTCAACTTCCTGCAAAGAAAGCCCTACACTGATCTTTATTGTCAAGGTTCTGTCAAGTTTTAAGttgaaataacaatataataattaatataaaataataaaaatggacaaaaagggTGAAACAGCCCCTtaattgatgatgaaaataatcgttattttCAGACCTCACCATTCGTTTCGTGGAGTCTggagaaaaagcaaaacaaacagcttTACATTTGGTCTATACTCACAGTATGTCAACTTAACAtgaaagggacagttcaggtttctTACAGTCAGGAAAAACTGAATTTacccacttaacaaaagactcaacTAATCAAATCCATGAGCTTAACTCtaaaatatcttgtttttattaCGTACAGCCTTTTCTGAAAGGAATGTGAggtttgtgtcacatataaatggatacctttttttccccactccttttcagagataaatgtgtcacGTGATCATCAAACAGCTGCTCTGAGATACACGTCTCATTCCCAAAAcagaagttgggattgaaaaaaataatatggaCTATTAGTCGACTAAGAATATAAAAGCCCCACGCTGCTCTTCACAGAGTTCCTGTaaattataacattatataatgttataatataatatatgtgatGAGTAAACGCTcttcaataaaaaataagaatatgaaaatgtgaaacaaacacagcagcatcacaagGATCTTAAGTTTATTTTCCactgaaacagccctttaaggtgattttattattttatcacattACATCAGCTGAGTATTTGTattataaattttttttttaaattctgattGAAGGAGTGTACACCAGAGAACAAAGActgagtttttctttatttctttattgagTATGTCGATGGCAAGTTCACATCAACGCCAGAACAGAACAGCAGCTGAGCCCATGGGTTTCTGTGCTCAGAACGTCCTCACAGTCACATCTGTCCATTTGGATGCTGGACGGCTCTGagcaacagagagacagagacaacagcAAAGACGACAAGACCAGCGACATCACACtcaggctattattattattatcaaatgGTAAACATTTAGTGAGCCCACTCCACACTTACACgctcatttttaaacaaaccacGATGCTCGTCGTCCACACGACTCCAGAGTTTTGCAGCCTCTAAAACAGTTGACAGGAAATGGTGCTGGTCccattttatttagaaaaaatcCAGACTTGTGCTCCcacagggacaaacaaaaactgagacttttatctAGAAAAATGTGAGGCTGTGTTTTGGCACAGATAAATGCAAACTGggaattttaatttgaaaactgcaggatTACGTTGTAATGAAACCGCAAGGctggcattttgagattttctttcaaaaatagtGATTCAGGGCTCTGAAAACGCTGGGTCCGTGTGGATAAATAGCCGAAACTCAGTGTGGAAGAAcagaaagagtttttttttttttttttcaaactcctTCTGGTTCTTTATTCTCTTCCCACTTTTGACAGATTTACATTTTCAGCAGGAACCAATGATGTTCAGAGCCACAAAAGTGTGTCAGATCTTTAAAATTTAGACCACCACCACACCGTATCCGATTACCTGAATGTTTACTTCATTCTTGTCCCACATGGGCTCAGCCACTGTTCAGTTGTAAATGTCCATGTCAAACGAGCCCCGACACGTTCACGCTGCCACCACCAGCCGTCCCGACACGTTGTGGGCGTTTGAACACACTGAATGAATCTTATACTATGTAgagtttattctttttttattttttttttagaaacattcctctgcagcagcaacacaaagtggaagagaaattaaatatatgtTCTGGAGGCGTGGCATGGGACAGAGTGTAGCTGATCTCGGGTCAGATCCTGTGAGCGGCGCCGCTGATCACAGCCGGTGTGACCGCCATACTGCTGGTCTAAGATCTGCCTTCAGAGTTTTCCATCTGACCACCAAACAGTAGCAGATACCAGTGTGACCATGGGAGGGGCCACCGACGCCCGCCTCAGAGAAATAGgaaaattagaaataaataaaaaaaaaaagtctgcctCTCTTATTGGTGGACATGACGGCCAACGCCCTCGCTCCGCTCCAGCACTGCAGGCCCCGCCCACTCTGACATGACTAGTTGCTTGCGACGGTGTAGACGGCTCCAGCTACAGTCCGCAGGCCCACCACGCCCCCCTCTCCTCCGGCCTCTCCCTCCCCTGGACAGTGGCGGAGAGCTGGGCTGTGATAGGTGGGAGTGtgagggggggggcggggctcaCTGCTGTTTGGAGCGCCAGAACCGTGAGGCGATGGAACCGAATGAAAGTCCCTGTTTCTTCTGCAGGGAGGACTCAGACAatcgctgctcctcctcctgtcaaGACACAGACCGATCACATCTTCATTGTCAACATAGAGGCAGGAGACGTGGTCCGGGGGTGCGTTTGATTACCTACCTGTGCTAGCTGAGCCTGTCTGCGTTTGAAGGCCTCGATGGGGTCGTCCTCAAGAGCGTAGTTCTCCAGCACCAACCGAACGTCATCAACACCGCCCAGAGCGATGGCTGAAGTGCAGAGACAAGACAGGAGGAACATTTTAGAGACTTGTATTAAAGCTTTGATGTCAACAATGAGCCTTTGTTTGCATGTTTAGCAAAAGAATGGTGCTTTTcaactatacagttccagcatggctcgacatgttttgtttctgctttCCCATTAGtaaaagtacctggtacttttttcaGTATCTGCTCTGgagaggttccaagtgagctgagccgatattatatatatgtgatgttgtcactggaagagtcatgagcgggaactgtagatcagttaaaaagacttagtcCTGAAAACAGTCTGGTgcatttagtgacagcactgctgaaaaccataccaaactaGTCAGTTGAGCCgggccgtgctggaactgtgcaGTGGAAAAGCGTCATAAGTTTACATGAAGATTATTACTTGTTTGATTCAGACCTGGAAATAAATCATATTTCCAGGTTTTTGGTGAGAACTGATATTGGTCAACCTTCAATTTGATGCAGAGGGAAAGACATATGTTTGAgctttaaaaacactgctggtCCCGATATACTTGGATGGACCAGAGCCACTGGTTTAAAGATCtccattctctcttttccactGAAGCAGGTCCAGGGCAGTTCAGTGCTGATGCCTTATCTGAAACCAGTTCTGCTTATCAATTACCAAAAAAACTGCCTCTAAACCAGTTTCACACGGGCATCAGCTCTTTGCTGATATGGAAGGAAGATCCGATTACGTCAGGGGACGGGGGCAGGGTTATCATGACCAAGACGACCAGTAAAACAGTAAAGAGGGATTTCTCAGTGTGGAAAATTTCCCTCTACTCATCTGATTCCTCTGCAGTTTCATTTCCTGCCGTAATTAAATCATGTACGACCATATGGTGGCTCACGGTCATATAATTAGTCATGCTATGAAGTCGTAATAATCACGATTTTTCTTTGCACTACAAAAAGGAGACGAGGACGTTCTCGCTCGGCATCTCACCCTTGAGGAAGTTGGCAAGGTCGTAGAGCGTCCTGTCCTCCGAGTTCCCGTCCCATTTCTTCAGGGCCATTCCATTGAAGGGCTGCAGGCTGAACGCCTCCCGCTTACAGTCGACCACGATCACCTTACTGGTGTCACGGTTCAGACAAGAAACGTCCTGAAAGAGAAGAGGCCAAAACCATGTCGAGTGCACATCATGATccataaaacaagaacaaatgtaaaaattagAGCACGTCTGAGACTCTCTGGCTCTCCTTCTGCCCGACACATGCTGCATGACCCTTGACATTTTCTGAAGCCTAATCAAATACGCAGCTTCATTATCTTAATGATCCTTAATATTCACTTGGATTAAAacccacaaaacacacacaaacactttctctGCTCGTCCAGCTGGTGACCattacggtgtgtgtgtgtgtttgtaagtgaGGGACAGATGGAGAGGGACGCTGCTTGTCGTCTCTATCACTGAGCTCATCTGGTGCCCCGCCCCCagtaactctgtgtgtgtgtgtgtgtgtgtgtgtgtgtgcgcgtgtgtgtgtgtacgtgcgtgcAAACCCCAGTGGACACATTCGTCCATCTTCCTCACACCAATGAATAAAAGGCATCTGTcctccttctgtgtgtgtgtatgggcgCGCACGTATTTTGGGTAAAACACACTCATACAACAGTgatatttaaatacattcacCCCGTTCATCACTTCAAATGGTTTGGTCCACAAGGTCATAGATCAATCTGATGTTTTATAATACATAATTCAACACCAAACTCTAGCTTGTTAACAGCAAACTTATTGTTAGCCAAGAAAGTTACTTTGTGCAAATAAATCTTAGAAAAATGGACCTATGAGGAAATGTTACTTATttataaacaaatatttcatttcCTAATATTCAAAACCCAAAACACTTGCATAAATAAGGTTTCATTCTTGGCTGAAAGCGTCAGGAGTTGTGTATTTTGTCAGAGGATAACATCAAAGacaatattaacactgaaaaacaacatgtgaaaGCACACTATAGAGTGACAGTGATCAGATCGCAGCCAAAGTAAATACaggacagagagcaggagggagagaagacaaTAAAGTTTGAAGAAGACAGTTaatctgttgtgtgttgttttctcctgGCAACAAACAATAAGACGTCTGATCCACTTCAGATGCAGGGCAACAGACAATGGCGGGTTGTTAGTCACGTTTATAAGAGGGTGGTGAAGGGTCGCTGCTGCCCGAGGCTTATGTGGATTTAAGGTTATTAAACTTAACTTCACCGCTACAATCAGACAGaggagaataaaacaaatgggAGAATGAGCTCAACCCAAACAGTAAAATATGGTAAACTGCACTTGTGCCTGGAAGTCGTAAACTAGCAAGAGGAAACTTGAAAATGAATGGGAGGTCCTTTGTAGTCTGAATTAATCTCTATAAACTACATGCTTTAAGGCAAGGGACAGGTATTTAGGTCTAAAAATATTCTGGTTCAAgaatttttaaaacatttactgtacatttggTCAACTTGGTTTTAACATTACAATTAAAGTGTAGGACGAGAGAAGGAGACACCCCGTCTGAGATGGTCATTATAAAAGAGCATTATAGACTACAACATCAGGCTGACATTGACCTCCCACTAACACCTGGTCTCACAGTTTGCTGTAAAAGGTCATCTTTAGCCCAGTGGTCACATCTTTGTTTTGCCATGATGTTATGACGCATTGGTGGATGCACCAAAACTTCTACTTTCAGCATAAGCTGTTGTGGAGAAAAAGATCATTTGTCCCCCTCATCACTACTTGAAGAAAGTTGTGGATGTGATCCACTGGTGTGCACACACCCGCAGCAGTTTCACTCATACTAAAATGCAAGTTCATGTTGGGCTGGTGTTCCACATAATGTGTACTGGACACCACCTTCTCCTCCATTCCAATCTATCGTCCTATCTGACACATGCGCAATGGACAAGGACAGTCTGCATGGTCACATGTTCAGTCATGGACAAACAGAACAAAGCGGACCCAAGTGGACTCGCCGACATGGAAACTATGAATTGACCTGAAATGATGcgactcttttcttttttctaaccCATCCTTTGAGTAGAGTTCAAACACGGTTCAGTCAATGATGAGGTAGAAGAGACTGAAGTGGAAGATGCCGAAATGCAAGAACCATGACACAACATGGCCTGGGCTTGTTTTCTTTGGGCAATCAATCATGATAtgccaggattttttttttttttttttgttttacacatttttaacattgtTTTAGCTTGTGCACACAGGTTAAAAAATAACATACAGGGCTTAAATGCCCCTGTGATTTTGCCTAGTAAAGAATAGATCAACTTTTAAAAGCAGCATTTGTAAAATTTGCATACAATCAGGTAATAATTTTtcttcaatttctgtcaaatgaaaaaaagacttgactgacattttacacactggactttcaAAAACTTTCTCTGAGACATAAACAGCTTTTCTATTTCTCCCACAGCATATGGAGCATTAAAAACTCTCTTTTAGCATCTGTTGCATTCACTGTGATGGAGATGTCTCCTTTCTGGCCAGCTCCTTACTACCTCCAGACTGTTCCATTAAACACAGAGTGAGATGACAGTTGGAGGGAAacgggggggaggagggagggagggagccaGGAGAAACAAGAAGGAAGAAGCAAAGtaagaggggagaggaggaagaacgGGTGAAGGGGAGGTGAgataagaggaagaggagaaaggaggaggcaGAAGGTTAATGAGAgctgagagggagacagaggagacggGAGGGAGCGGGGTCTATTGTGGTGAGAAGGAGAAATCAATGGCAGTGGCAGAAGGCAGAGAGTAGACACGGGGGGTGACGTAGCACGGGTGAGAGTCAGTGATGGTGTTCTGGTGTTTCAAAGAGTCCAGAAAAGTGAaaacttaattaattaattcttCCATcaaaaaatacagtggtgtaaatagacagAGCAAAATCAGCAATAAACTttgcagatttattcccaataagataattcactctctcatcatcctcctcatcctcacatatacttcagataCTGGTACAGTGAAATTAgcgatggagcaagagataaggtgactattattataaattattattatttgtttcattttcttcacacacacttgtcaaaattcctcagctccaatcccatcacaaaccctggtatatacagtatataatattcCTGATTTtcccaccagaggaagcttgtgtaccacagtttgagacacATGCATACAGACTAGGGATGTACATTaatttgaataataatttttttctttacattttaacataattcTCTCATCTTTGTCTCCAAGACAAGTTGCTCGTTGTTGGGTTTCTCTATAACAAGGTCTTGGCCTTATTATATTaagttgtgatttggcactatacagaTCGTTGATTTGACCTacagcatacacacacaacagtctAATAACAGGCTGCTTTTAGACGTTGCCAAAATCCCGACTAAAAACTTGGGGCGATCCggccttttctgtagctgcctgAGGAACAAGTTACCCATGGAAATTAAATTTGCCTCcaccattgaacattttaaatcacttttaaacacCCATCTCTTCTctttggccttcacttcagggtAAGAATAGTCAACCCAGATACTTCTATctagatttgacatttttactatTGTATTATGttactattttacttttatgttttataccttttatgttgctgtacCTTTAACTCTGAAAAGCACTTTGTtcaaccttggttgtttttaaatgtgctctagaaatataGTTGACTTGACAATACCTTGACATGATGTCCCTCCATGTAACGTGTTGCATCTCTGAAGAGACGATACATGACGAAACCCTGAGGATCGATGCTGTCAATCAGAGGGAATGCcgtctgaaaaacacacacatacgtttttaagttgcagctctaagaatcagcagcaaacacaaaagaaacatgTTAACAGTGTGACTGTTTGTTTACGGTCCTCAGACGACTGTAGACAAGTCGTCGCACAGAAAGTGACTGACGACTCTGTTCGCATCAGCATGACAGTGGAGCCTCTGATGACTTATTTACTGATAAACAGCTCAGTTATCTACAGGCtgctgaatgagtgagtgaatgagtgagtctCTCTCACCATGCCGGTCTCTGCAGTAAAGATGACAATCTCGTAAAGAGGCGCCAGCTGCTGGAACAGGTAGTCAATGCCCGGGCGTTTTTTAAACCGCCAACCTGTCGACAACTGGAAACacggagagaaagaacaaaaaccaGTCAGAAGGTCAAAAAGAAATAGTCTAAATTACTGTATCAGGCCTCCTTACACCAAAATTAGCAGACTTCACTTTTAAACAAGGgtaagctgaaaaaaaaatggtggttGGCAATTTCTTCATTGCCAAaagtgaatttgtcttttttccccatcaAGTGAGTAATGTTCAAAGGAGCTGTAATAGTCTTCAATATACTGTAACACAATGtgatacactgtaaaacactaaTACATTGAAAAACAATTTAACAGCCACTGAAATATACAGAATCAGGCTATTTCCTCTGAGGTacaacaacacagcagccaCAAGCTAAAGttatcactttaaaaagaaaagtgtgtagGACTTAGCAACGTCTAAGGGTGAAGTTGCACTGCTGGCTCATAAGAGAAGACGCACTCCTCAAGTAAATATGAAGGGCTCATACGATTAGGGTTTTGTTCAAGACAACAGAGTTCATTGACTTTAGCTTAGCATTTTTACTAGCACCCAAACTTCATTACCAACATGCTCTTTAGCACCCTAAAACGAAAGAAAATGACAGTATATTAACTTGACATTCACAGTATAATTTGTGGACACTCTGCAGCAGTAAtgataacaacagcagcagcaacagtagaaTGTGTTAAAGTGACCCCCTAAAATCTTCCACTGAAGACGGAGGACGATGTTCACGACCatgacctcagttctacaaaACATCGTATTTGCATGTCTTTGTGTAACTGTAGCAGCTGAACAGCCGCTGTTTTGTTATGGTCAGACACTCAGGGGTCTTGACCTTTTCCACTCAGGTCGGATCCCGTTTGCTGCTGCTTGagttaaacacaaacatcatcagCAGCCTGAGGGGCTGTTGGatctttgcatgtgtgtgtgtgtgtgtgtgtgtgtgtgtgtgtgtgtgtgtttgtttcccctGATGACGGGGGAGTGGGAAGGCACAGATAAGGAGCGATAAAAATGTGcgtttgtgtgagagaaacacaagaagaaaagtTCAAGTGGTGCAATGCTTCTTTGTTTGTCTGCAGTAACAGGCAGCAGGTGTCGAGTTACAGCTGATGCACACCTGTCAGGTaagttgactgtgtgtgtgtgtgtgtgtgcgtgtgtgtgtgtgtgtgtgtgtgtgtataaaaagtgGAGTCAGTCAACAAGTCGACAGGTGTTGGGACACACCTCCAACACACGCGCCATATCTTCCACCTgtcccataaaaacacaaaccccCAAATTCACCTCTGCTCCTCCCACGTCTGTAACTGGTACCTGTTTTTACTCCTATAAAAGTTAGTATTGTGTAATCAAGTTTGTGAGGTGTTGACATATAGTCAGGGCTGATTGCACTGTGCAGAACCTTCATTGAGCACCAGGCAGACacgctctcactgaaaacaacaacctttCGCAATGTAATAAAAGGCAACAACCTTTTCCGACAGATAGCTGAGGTTAGTGTTACTCTCTAAACCGCTCACtcgcacacaggagttgttaatccactgctacccccatcactaaattcaaatgtattgttttttgaCTTCTAGGGCTGTCAAGTTAGTAAGATATATCAATATATTTTCATACAGAATGCGACAATACTGATATTGTTTATGTTgcgttaaaaaaataatactctTCGAGCTGTTCTCTCCCTGTCTATATCACCCAACCCTAGTGACTtactatatttaaaatattttgttgAGCTTTTCATTATGGACACAAATAATCCAGTAGAAGACTAAAAGCTCCTGTGTCCCAACATCTTAAAATTCctgatttttctctctttctccagaGAGTAAAATCCTGATTTTTCtctctggatgtgtgtgttggggagtGAGCAGTTGGTAAAATGATCAAAATGACTATTGGAAGAGGCTGTCTAAATGGTGATCAtattaagatatcatagacttaaagcTGACACATATTTTATAacgtgagccttttgttaagtggcgaAAATCTGGTCTGCCACTGGGAGCCACTTAGTGTCAGGCTAGTTCTATgctacctcatacaaccatggctacaaataaaatccctttaaCATCAGGCATAAACAAGGCCATAGAGGAGTGTGACGTCACGTACCGACCACTCCGGGTGCAGCAGGACGTCGGTGAGCTCTAGCACCAGAGTGTAAGGAGGTTGGTAATACGGCTCTTTCAGCGGGTCGGGCAGCAGTTTCGGGCTCGTTGGCTCAATGATCATCtggaattaaaacacacacaggcttatCAACAGTTCACatatttcaaaacatgtttcagaGGTAGAGAAGGAAGTTGGCAAGTCAGACAAAATAGTGGAATCTCTGGCTTCTCAAGGGAAAATCCTGCCTTCTTCTTTTACTAAACAGCTCTTTTAACAGCTAATAGCTAAACCAAAGATTAAATTAGCTCATTAGTTGTCTAAGAAGAAAGGATAGGCCAATTTTAACAGAGACCTATATCTCAGATACGGAAACCACACCAGAGAAGTCTATACTCACAACTGAGGAAAAGCCACAAGGATGACCTGAATCCCACTTTGTATATAGCCCCTTCTCTCGTGTGTGAGTCGTGATGTAATGTGACTAGTTTCTACAGTCATGTCTCATTTAAATCTGGTAAGTCAGTCAGACCAAAGCCACAGGGTTTCCCCCGGTTTACCGCCATGCCACATGGTCTTGGGCTACATCCACACTTATGTTTTCAACTGAATATGATCCGCATCCAGACGAGCATTTCAGCCCAGTATCTGCAACAACCTGCATCTGATCCAAAATATACAAGAGCATT encodes:
- the timm50 gene encoding mitochondrial import inner membrane translocase subunit TIM50 isoform X2; protein product: MIPDEFDREPPVVQQLKRTYKYFQDYRQMIIEPTSPKLLPDPLKEPYYQPPYTLVLELTDVLLHPEWSLSTGWRFKKRPGIDYLFQQLAPLYEIVIFTAETGMTAFPLIDSIDPQGFVMYRLFRDATRYMEGHHVKDVSCLNRDTSKVIVVDCKREAFSLQPFNGMALKKWDGNSEDRTLYDLANFLKAIALGGVDDVRLVLENYALEDDPIEAFKRRQAQLAQEEEQRLSESSLQKKQGLSFGSIASRFWRSKQQ
- the timm50 gene encoding mitochondrial import inner membrane translocase subunit TIM50 isoform X1, which translates into the protein MLQKSKMSTTSMFPMCMRASRGLLRLSSGMTGVASPAAVDSLVRTMSSDKQPTGGGSATGGLAQAILQERLQQQQSQGQSPPEGKEGQKGEEQTEDKKQKENTAYAKKMVLRLAGLMGLGGAVSLVYIFGTNSVDEQGNMIPDEFDREPPVVQQLKRTYKYFQDYRQMIIEPTSPKLLPDPLKEPYYQPPYTLVLELTDVLLHPEWSLSTGWRFKKRPGIDYLFQQLAPLYEIVIFTAETGMTAFPLIDSIDPQGFVMYRLFRDATRYMEGHHVKDVSCLNRDTSKVIVVDCKREAFSLQPFNGMALKKWDGNSEDRTLYDLANFLKAIALGGVDDVRLVLENYALEDDPIEAFKRRQAQLAQEEEQRLSESSLQKKQGLSFGSIASRFWRSKQQ